A genomic window from Plasmodium reichenowi strain SY57 chromosome 6, whole genome shotgun sequence includes:
- a CDS encoding hypothetical protein (conserved Plasmodium protein, unknown function) yields the protein MENERNDINQNTKATTSIFKKKKNGLKEVTRKCLNLIDIKYNNLTTLIYRNNNNNISNTSNNNCNNNSCGSSSSYNNKTNDVLTNYQFSDDEIKFSSDENSNNDNYFVESSYTTNDFKNLLGWVPRNLKISDCDNTDSIPCAFFFLNEYQTRKSDKIILYLHKFNEDLGTIIPTIYALHKKLNINIIAMEYSGYGVSFDKYEQKLVSIVNDAFTILKFIINYLKISYNNICILCYEFLASCAIEVVNRFENTYGKNKPFGGLILIKPKFLNIISNTTIIDNENYDDITLTDTALDDIITNKNFMHKCSRNQNLDEDVPIEYKQTEGIDLTYKKQVPKRKKMKKKNIKGKEKKQNHPKDEQNNINININSDNINSDNINSDNINSDNNNNNNNNNNYNNSNNNSNNNSNSINNCNNRVNKIKNRFFRRKNNKNELYDNKNTKDNTENTCDYYKEYNGIITCDMSLFYNNDHKYIFTQDIDIPYQIMKRILKDTFDINHVKNTIKSISCPILIFHSEHYSYKNSSSNIILNNATECYKKAAFSFDFMNEDFITSFNWFFSQEENFQNKDKSFKNLLYFYIHPMYNNINYNDYKIKNEAYQENNNNNNNNHYHNYNDIISKHLQNNFNDKYINNNNHLDNTQEANNISYNNKKDITNDIQNDIKHYINIPNEIFICPEINQK from the coding sequence ATGGAAAATGAAAGAAATGATATAAACCAAAACACAAAAGCAACAACAtctatatttaaaaaaaagaaaaatggATTAAAAGAGGTTACCAGAAAATGCCTTAACTTGATAGATATAAagtataataatttaacaACACTAATATATCgcaacaataataataatataagcaatacttcaaataataattgtaataataatagttgTGGTAGTAGTTCTAgctataataataaaaccAACGATGTGTTAACAAATTATCAATTTAGTGatgatgaaataaaattttcttcTGATGAGAATTctaataatgataattattttgtagAAAGTTCATACACAACCAAtgattttaaaaatttattagGATGGGTACCAagaaatttaaaaatatctGACTGTGATAATACTGATTCAATTCCTTGcgctttttttttcttaaatgAATATCAAACTAGAAAAAGTgacaaaattattttatatttacataagTTTAATGAAGATCTTGGTACTATTATACCAACTATATATGCTctacataaaaaattaaatattaatataattgCTATGGAATATTCAGGATACGGTGTAAGTTTTgataaatatgaacaaaaatTAGTATCCATAGTTAATGATGCATTTActatattaaaatttattataaattatttaaaaatatcatataataatatatgtattttatgTTATGAATTCTTGGCTAGCTGTGCTATCGAAGTCGTTAATCGTTTTGAAAATACATACGGAAAAAATAAACCATTTGGAGGTCTTATACTTATCAAAccaaaatttttaaatatcaTTAGTAATACAACAATTATagataatgaaaattatgatgatataaCTTTAACAGATACTGCTCTTGATGATATTATAACCAACAAAAATTTTATGCATAAATGCTCACGCAATCAAAATTTAGATGAAGATGTACCCATCGAATATAAACAAACAGAGGGGATTGatttaacatataaaaaacaagtacctaaaaggaaaaaaatgaaaaagaaaaatattaagggaaaggaaaaaaaacaaaaccATCCAAAGGAcgaacaaaataatattaacattaatattaatagtgataatattaatagtgataatattaatagtgataatattaatagtgataataataataataataataataataataattataataatagtaataataatagtaataataatagtaatagtattaataattgtaataatagggtgaacaaaataaagaataGATTCTTCAGaaggaaaaataataaaaatgaattatatgataataaaaatacaaagGATAATACAGAAAACACTTGtgattattataaagaatataatgGAATTATTACATGTGACATGTccttattttataataacgatcataaatatatttttacacAAGATATTGATATCCCATATcaaataatgaaaagaatattGAAAGATACTTTTGATATTAATCATGTTAAAAATACAATTAAATCTATATCTTGTccaattttaatatttcacTCAGAacattattcatataaaaattcttcttctaatattattttaaataatgctactgaatgttataaaaaagcTGCATTTTCTTTTGATTTTATGAATGAGGATTTTATTACATCCTTCAACTGGTTTTTCTCACAAGAAGAAAATTTCcaaaataaagataagtcttttaaaaacttgttatatttttatatacaccctatgtataataatataaattataatgattataaGATAAAGAATGAAGCCTAtcaagaaaataataataataataataataatcattatcataattataatgatattatatctAAACATTTACAAAACAATtttaatgataaatatataaataataataatcatttaGATAACACTCAAGAAGCAAAcaatatttcatataacAACAAAAAAGATATTACGAATGACAtacaaaatgatataaaacattatattaatatacccaatgaaatttttatatgtcCTGAAATTAATCAAAAATAA
- a CDS encoding secreted ookinete protein, putative has product MNYSMFCICLFIWCLVENIFVLNEKMIPIGPANRSKLKKMLEGDEDFKINIHAPVEDTQEVLEALDSLMRVEEMNRKVDEEEFMNDKQKLLKVHKKRIQDIVTLAFEPLQALLPNPLQYLIIKDVNAYMKSLEEL; this is encoded by the exons ATGAATTATTCAATGTTCTgtatttgtttatttatttggTGTCTGGTTGagaatatttttgttttaaatGAGAAAATGATTCCAATAGGTCCA GCCAATCGTTCcaagttaaaaaaaatgttgGAGGGGGACGAAGATTTTAAGATAAACATAcat GCACCTGTTGAAGACACACAGGAAGTCCTTGAAGCTTTAGATTCTTTAATGAGGGTTGAGGAAATGAATAGAAAAGTTGACGAAGAAGAATTTATGAACGATAAgcaaaaattattaaaagttCATAAGAAGAGAATACa gGATATTGTTACTTTAGCTTTTGAACCTTTACAAGCTCTTTTGCCGAATCCATTACAAtatcttattattaaaG aTGTTAATGCATACATGAAAAGTTTAGaagaattataa